One part of the Anopheles merus strain MAF chromosome 3L, AmerM5.1, whole genome shotgun sequence genome encodes these proteins:
- the LOC121599744 gene encoding integumentary mucin A.1-like, producing MKPVVLSCICLVLLLLGTASFAAPASKKGTESSSESVESNESSSKETTVQGNNAAEVTEEDTNTAQEVMTVPENSVNGTVKLEQPTKPVDQTTTIVAKSSGSTNAAPVPELTKVDEKPETTVVESVEFGSGVVKEDSVKAVAVGAETAPETSVKKVSDVEVSTVAKEDVVTRTLETEEQVRPTQPEVQVTEVTQKVNDLPTVEVTVTLAERESVDLRVETNEPVPVTTETDVVATDSVAADA from the coding sequence ATGAAACCTGTTGTACTTTCGTGCATCtgcctggtgctgctgctcttggGAACTGCATCCTTTGCCGCTCCGGCCTCCAAGAAGGGCACGGAAAGCTCCTCCGAATCGGTCGAATCGAACGAATCTAGCTCGAAGGAAACGACCGTCCAAGGCAACAATGCTGCCGAGGTGACGGAAGAAGATACCAACACGGCCCAGGAGGTGATGACGGTGCCAGAGAACAGCGTGAACGGCACGGTAAAGCTGGAGCAGCCAACGAAACCCGTCGATCAAACAACGACCATCGTTGCTAAGTCATCCGGTTCGACGAACGCTGCTCCGGTTCCGGAATTGACGAAAGTTGACGAGAAGCCTGAAACGACCGTGGTAGAATCCGTGGAATTTGGCAGCGGCGTTGTTAAGGAAGATTCGGTGAAAGCTGTCGCCGTGGGGGCTGAAACAGCTCCGGAAACCTCCGTCAAGAAAGTTTCGGACGTGGAAGTTTCCACCGTTGCAAAGGAGGATGTCGTCACTCGTACGCTTGAAACGGAGGAACAGGTACGGCCAACCCAACCCGAGGTGCAAGTGACGGAGGTGACGCAGAAAGTGAACGATCTGCCTACCGTGGAGGTGACCGTCACGCTGGCAGAACGTGAGAGCGTTGACTTGCGCGTTGAAACTAACGAGCCGGTCCCGGTGACGACCGAAACCGACGTCGTTGCTACCGACTCCGTTGCTGCTGATGCGTAG